In Simkaniaceae bacterium, the following proteins share a genomic window:
- a CDS encoding oligopeptide transporter, OPT family, with protein MPKKDTFKPYISSSTSPKEFSLRAIVLGTLLGLLFGVGNAYLGLKIGTTISASIPAAVISMAILRLFFKRVSILENNIVQTVATVGEGMAAGIVFTIPALFFLGEKPSQFMIFFLAILGGILGILFMIPLRRYIIVKEHHKLPFPEGTACAQILKAGEKSTHSALKAGVGLIISAAYKLAMSGFFYFNEIVSYTIKSLKGTAISIDCTPALLGVGYIIGARTSMIMFAGGGLAWWVLIPLIKVFGDQSTLIYPSPIPVAEMQALQVWDSYIRYIGAGTVAAGGLLSLVKIIPMVKKTMIEAFRELFKNVHPMLKLRTDRDISLRWLVLGSVAAILALWLFPGFPLNFLTIVLIIILGFFFVSVTSITCGIVGSTSNPASGMTITTLLITCFIFVLLGWTERIYLISAIVMSAVVNVAITMASTTSQDLKTGYLLGATPRSQQIAEMIGLILPALAIGGTIYLLNEAYGLGTENLPAPQATLMALIAKGVLLGKLPIILVVIGALLGFIVALLRIPVLPFAIGLYLPLSLSTAIAAGGLTHYFIAKKASEPAIQSGILASSGLIAGDACMGVFIALLTVLKVIPASKTAALSAPFTLLFFFLLILFLVRITFANTKHKK; from the coding sequence ATGCCTAAAAAAGATACGTTTAAGCCATATATTTCATCGAGTACATCTCCAAAAGAATTTTCTTTAAGAGCTATCGTTCTCGGAACATTGCTGGGATTATTATTTGGAGTCGGTAATGCCTATTTGGGATTAAAAATTGGGACAACCATTTCCGCATCCATTCCCGCTGCCGTCATATCAATGGCCATTTTACGCCTTTTTTTTAAACGGGTCAGTATCCTTGAAAACAACATTGTTCAGACGGTTGCCACTGTGGGTGAAGGCATGGCCGCAGGAATTGTTTTCACCATTCCCGCCCTCTTTTTTTTAGGAGAAAAACCTTCCCAATTTATGATTTTTTTTCTCGCTATTTTAGGGGGGATTTTGGGGATTTTATTCATGATCCCCTTAAGGCGATATATCATCGTGAAAGAACACCACAAACTCCCGTTCCCCGAAGGAACCGCCTGCGCCCAAATTTTAAAGGCCGGAGAAAAAAGCACCCACAGCGCCCTCAAAGCGGGAGTCGGGCTCATCATCAGCGCTGCATATAAATTAGCTATGAGCGGCTTCTTTTATTTTAATGAAATTGTCAGCTATACGATCAAGAGTTTAAAAGGCACAGCAATTAGTATTGACTGTACACCCGCTCTTTTAGGCGTTGGCTACATTATTGGCGCGCGCACGAGCATGATCATGTTTGCAGGAGGAGGTCTTGCTTGGTGGGTTTTGATCCCATTAATTAAGGTCTTTGGCGATCAAAGCACTCTTATTTATCCATCCCCTATTCCCGTCGCTGAAATGCAAGCACTTCAAGTCTGGGATAGTTATATCCGATATATCGGTGCCGGTACGGTTGCTGCCGGAGGGTTATTGAGTCTCGTTAAAATCATACCGATGGTTAAAAAAACGATGATTGAAGCCTTTAGAGAGCTTTTTAAAAATGTTCATCCCATGTTGAAGCTCAGAACGGATCGCGATATTTCTCTTCGATGGCTAGTCTTAGGATCCGTTGCCGCTATTTTAGCATTATGGCTCTTCCCCGGATTCCCCCTGAATTTTTTAACGATTGTGCTCATCATCATTTTGGGCTTTTTCTTTGTGAGCGTCACTTCCATCACTTGCGGTATTGTTGGCAGCACATCAAACCCCGCTTCCGGAATGACGATTACAACACTACTCATCACCTGTTTTATTTTTGTGCTTCTCGGCTGGACAGAGCGTATTTATCTTATTTCGGCTATTGTGATGAGCGCTGTTGTAAATGTCGCAATTACAATGGCATCCACAACCTCTCAAGATTTAAAAACCGGATATCTTCTTGGAGCCACGCCTCGCTCCCAACAAATCGCGGAAATGATCGGACTGATTCTACCCGCACTAGCCATTGGAGGGACCATTTATCTACTCAATGAAGCATATGGACTCGGAACGGAAAATTTACCTGCTCCACAAGCAACGCTGATGGCGCTTATTGCAAAAGGAGTCCTCCTCGGAAAACTTCCGATTATTCTTGTTGTCATTGGGGCATTGCTCGGCTTCATTGTAGCTCTTCTTCGCATCCCGGTCCTCCCCTTTGCCATTGGCCTCTACTTACCGCTATCTCTTTCCACAGCAATTGCAGCAGGGGGACTTACACACTACTTCATAGCAAAAAAAGCAAGTGAGCCGGCCATCCAATCGGGAATTCTCGCCTCATCGGGGCTCATTGCAGGCGATGCTTGCATGGGCGTGTTCATTGCCCTCTTGACAGTGCTCAAAGTGATTCCCGCAAGTAAAACCGCTGCATTATCGGCCCCCTTTACGCTGCTATTCTTTTTTCTACTCATCCTTTTCCTCGTGCGGATTACATTTGCTAACACCAAACACAAAAAATAA
- a CDS encoding prepilin-type N-terminal cleavage/methylation domain-containing protein, whose translation MIKTKHSLTLIEVLVGFALFAVLMTALMMSFKSISLNHAHIQSAGHHTAAKRHAFYTLSYFFDKIVDRNTSTLQIESTPFGPRLSFISGEHIDRDPLFYGERLIQLYRENRQLILAQSSLKNSNAVRKTILYDEIDHFDLSFLYPDPTLKTGIAQYKKTWVKGSIPFAIELQITRHNQPTSLTLLTPPDLQPRLGIPLENSDKET comes from the coding sequence ATGATAAAAACAAAACATTCACTGACGTTAATCGAAGTCTTAGTAGGATTTGCCTTATTTGCCGTTTTAATGACGGCTTTGATGATGTCGTTTAAATCGATCTCGCTGAATCACGCGCACATCCAATCAGCCGGGCATCATACGGCAGCAAAGCGGCATGCCTTTTATACCCTCTCCTATTTCTTCGATAAAATTGTCGATAGGAACACCTCAACACTGCAAATTGAATCCACCCCTTTTGGCCCTCGCCTCTCCTTTATTTCGGGTGAACATATCGATCGGGACCCTCTTTTTTATGGAGAGCGATTGATTCAGCTCTATAGGGAGAATCGCCAACTCATCCTAGCTCAGTCTTCTTTAAAAAATAGCAACGCGGTTCGAAAAACCATCCTTTATGATGAGATTGATCATTTTGATCTCTCTTTTTTATATCCGGACCCAACTTTAAAAACCGGGATCGCCCAATACAAAAAAACTTGGGTCAAAGGAAGCATTCCATTTGCGATTGAATTGCAGATCACAAGACACAATCAGCCGACCTCTTTGACCCTCCTGACCCCTCCCGATTTGCAACCTAGACTCGGCATCCCATTAGAAAACAGCGATAAGGAAACTTAA